In Candidatus Methanomethylicota archaeon, one DNA window encodes the following:
- a CDS encoding DUF2330 domain-containing protein — protein MILKIHYWMIIPLTIMILCSTQNVYADRGIIPVKPHIPIYEPGQKAIIAWNGIEEIMILSTDITATEDTMILEILPLPSKPKVEAASFESFKVLEKLVSDKFVIKARSYGGGLEFKGLEVIFHEKIGFHDITVIKAFNADELVYWIEQFALKNGITIEIKLSKLMDVVRGYIDEGFQYYVVDLISLKAGERSIEPIMYRFNSSFIYYPLKISSIIPGKTKITIFIITMDGIRRNHPNLKELQYKLFGIAYPVEVEITMEELRKVDPRIAELFKSNTLLTILTYEGSMSTLKRDLMTTIEPRVNVNSLMMTFLATTIMASALTVTTIKMKKL, from the coding sequence ATGATTTTAAAGATTCATTATTGGATGATAATACCACTTACAATAATGATATTGTGCTCCACACAGAATGTTTATGCTGATAGAGGGATAATACCAGTTAAACCTCATATACCAATCTATGAGCCTGGTCAGAAGGCTATCATAGCTTGGAATGGAATTGAGGAGATAATGATATTATCCACAGATATCACAGCCACTGAGGATACCATGATCCTAGAGATACTCCCACTACCATCAAAACCTAAAGTTGAAGCTGCAAGTTTCGAATCATTTAAGGTTTTGGAGAAACTTGTTTCAGATAAGTTTGTGATTAAAGCTAGAAGTTATGGTGGGGGTTTGGAGTTTAAAGGTTTAGAAGTTATCTTCCATGAGAAGATCGGATTCCACGATATAACAGTGATTAAAGCATTCAATGCCGATGAACTGGTGTATTGGATTGAGCAATTCGCATTGAAAAATGGTATCACAATAGAAATAAAGCTATCAAAATTAATGGACGTGGTTAGGGGGTATATTGATGAAGGCTTCCAATATTACGTTGTGGATCTGATAAGTTTGAAGGCTGGTGAGAGGAGCATTGAACCAATAATGTATAGGTTTAATTCAAGCTTCATATACTATCCACTGAAGATATCAAGCATAATTCCGGGGAAAACCAAGATAACAATATTCATAATAACCATGGATGGAATTAGGAGGAATCACCCAAACCTCAAAGAACTGCAATACAAACTTTTCGGAATTGCATATCCAGTTGAAGTTGAAATAACCATGGAAGAATTGCGTAAAGTGGATCCGAGGATAGCTGAATTATTCAAATCCAACACTCTACTAACAATCTTAACATATGAGGGAAGCATGAGCACATTGAAGAGAGATTTGATGACAACCATAGAGCCAAGGGTGAATGTAAATTCACTGATGATGACATTCCTAGCAACAACCATAATGGCATCGGCACTCACAGTGACCACGATAAAAATGAAAAAGCTTTAA
- a CDS encoding transglutaminase-like domain-containing protein yields MNGMFKHRIVMRYLISTFIILLVMFFTLNSVTANTPLFKSALSDFNVLNSVFKVLNYVNYTVTYSVDLFIPANSRVELRVAVPPNFPPYQVASLFNSSHPISGILVDECGNEVAVVQLPQSFTAQKLRVSITYMVTIFQVNCSIDPSNIGIYNTSLKEYLLYTKPERYIECDDPNIIGKAREIVGLESNVYHAVYKLFMWVYKNIKYEYEHEVRGALLTLLRGSGACDEHAYLLTALCRAVGIPSRCVNGYGFHLNDTLTGSFTMREGHAWVEILLPNYGWIFVDPTWGLFADSDVLHVSFRRGVESSLL; encoded by the coding sequence ATGAACGGCATGTTTAAACATAGGATTGTAATGCGTTATTTAATCTCTACATTCATTATTCTTCTAGTAATGTTCTTCACATTGAATTCAGTTACTGCCAACACTCCACTTTTTAAGAGTGCATTGAGTGATTTTAATGTATTAAATTCTGTATTCAAGGTTTTAAATTATGTTAATTATACAGTTACATATAGTGTTGACTTATTTATCCCAGCGAATTCTAGAGTTGAACTTAGGGTTGCTGTCCCCCCAAACTTTCCTCCATATCAAGTTGCAAGTTTATTTAATTCTTCTCATCCAATATCGGGTATTTTGGTTGATGAGTGTGGTAATGAGGTTGCAGTAGTCCAGTTACCTCAATCATTTACGGCTCAAAAACTCCGTGTATCGATAACTTACATGGTTACTATTTTCCAAGTTAATTGTAGTATAGATCCAAGTAATATTGGAATTTACAATACTTCTTTGAAGGAGTACTTACTGTACACTAAGCCTGAAAGGTACATTGAATGTGATGATCCGAATATAATTGGGAAGGCTAGGGAGATAGTTGGTTTGGAATCAAATGTATATCATGCAGTTTATAAATTGTTTATGTGGGTTTACAAGAACATTAAGTATGAATATGAACATGAAGTTAGAGGTGCACTATTAACGTTGCTTAGGGGTAGTGGTGCATGTGATGAGCATGCATACCTCTTGACGGCATTATGTAGAGCTGTTGGAATACCATCGAGATGTGTTAATGGCTATGGTTTCCATTTAAATGACACTTTAACAGGGTCTTTTACGATGAGGGAGGGTCATGCATGGGTTGAAATACTACTCCCAAATTATGGCTGGATTTTCGTTGATCCAACGTGGGGTTTATTTGCAGATAGCGACGTACTTCATGTATCATTTAGGAGGGGGGTTGAAAGTTCACTGCTC
- a CDS encoding N-acetylmuramoyl-L-alanine amidase: MISTLNFPYRRVSKVLTDYGDAIWIPANKNNFSQGDGARDVRWIVIHSIEGSADDALNWFQNEKAKVSAHYVIDYDGKVYQMVREKDIAWHAGNWKYNVYSIGIEHAGFADKNMFTDEEYIASAKLVAYLCRKYNIPIIHWEGIAPEDPTNGGGIIGHNQVPDPKNPKLGGGINHHSDPGKFWNWDYFINLVKKFYSQMSVSG, translated from the coding sequence ATGATTTCAACTCTAAACTTTCCATATCGTAGGGTAAGCAAAGTCCTTACAGATTATGGTGATGCAATATGGATTCCTGCAAACAAGAATAATTTCTCTCAGGGTGATGGTGCCCGTGATGTGAGGTGGATTGTGATCCATAGCATTGAGGGGTCTGCTGATGACGCTTTAAATTGGTTTCAGAATGAGAAGGCTAAGGTGAGTGCACATTACGTAATCGATTATGATGGGAAGGTATATCAAATGGTTAGGGAGAAGGATATTGCTTGGCATGCTGGAAACTGGAAGTATAATGTCTACTCCATAGGCATTGAGCATGCTGGATTTGCGGATAAAAACATGTTCACAGATGAAGAGTACATTGCATCCGCAAAGCTAGTTGCATACCTATGCAGAAAGTATAATATCCCAATAATACATTGGGAGGGAATTGCACCTGAAGATCCCACTAATGGTGGTGGGATAATTGGGCATAATCAAGTCCCAGACCCTAAGAATCCAAAACTTGGAGGTGGAATAAATCATCACAGCGATCCCGGAAAATTCTGGAATTGGGATTACTTCATAAATCTAGTTAAGAAATTCTATTCTCAAATGAGTGTGAGCGGTTAA